The Saprospiraceae bacterium genome includes a window with the following:
- a CDS encoding DUF1801 domain-containing protein, with the protein MKIINPKVDLFIADGCGRCEYYATDRCKVRNWQTELQHVRQIMLESDLEEEIKWGVPVYTHEGKNIVIISALKDCVTFGFFKGVLLKDTHQILEKQGESVQSARIIRFTSVDRILEMASVIKDYITEAVAIEVSGTKVEFKKDLEPIPVELEDRFEDLPALKDAFYSLTPGKRRGYVIYISQPKGSEARFSRIEKCIEKIMNGEGLHDKYKSLR; encoded by the coding sequence AAGTCGATCTATTTATTGCGGACGGTTGCGGGCGTTGTGAATACTATGCTACCGACCGATGTAAGGTCAGAAACTGGCAAACAGAATTGCAGCATGTCAGACAAATCATGCTTGAATCTGATCTTGAAGAAGAAATCAAATGGGGAGTACCTGTCTATACCCACGAAGGTAAAAATATCGTCATCATCAGTGCACTAAAAGATTGTGTCACCTTCGGGTTTTTTAAAGGTGTTTTGCTTAAAGACACACATCAGATACTCGAAAAACAAGGAGAAAGTGTACAATCTGCCCGTATCATCAGATTTACTTCTGTTGATCGAATTTTGGAGATGGCATCTGTAATCAAGGATTATATCACTGAAGCCGTGGCCATTGAAGTAAGTGGAACTAAAGTAGAATTTAAAAAAGATCTTGAACCTATTCCTGTTGAATTGGAAGATAGATTTGAAGATTTACCGGCACTTAAAGATGCTTTCTATTCTCTTACTCCCGGTAAAAGGAGAGGATATGTTATCTATATTTCTCAACCCAAAGGATCAGAAGCAAGATTCAGCAGGATAGAAAAATGTATCGAAAAGATCATGAATGGAGAAGGATTGCACGATAAGTACAAATCTCTGCGATAG
- a CDS encoding transposase — protein MSEMLLELLKQAKIDINQNIKNRVFIEKQYDIIISDGKKEEPPPQKSGKRGKYKRSKGLNLLERLEKHKESVLAYAFDPIIPFTNNLAERDLRPSKIKMKVSNTFRSIEGAIHHARL, from the coding sequence ATGAGTGAGATGTTGTTGGAGTTGCTAAAACAAGCAAAAATAGATATCAACCAAAATATTAAAAACAGAGTATTTATAGAAAAACAATATGATATTATTATATCCGATGGAAAAAAGGAAGAACCACCACCCCAAAAGAGTGGGAAACGCGGAAAATACAAACGCAGTAAAGGGTTAAATCTCTTGGAGCGATTAGAGAAGCATAAAGAAAGTGTTTTGGCTTATGCCTTTGATCCTATTATTCCATTTACAAATAATTTGGCGGAGAGGGACTTGCGACCATCGAAAATAAAAATGAAAGTATCCAACACATTCAGATCAATTGAGGGAGCAATTCACCATGCGAGGCTGTAA